The Oncorhynchus kisutch isolate 150728-3 linkage group LG10, Okis_V2, whole genome shotgun sequence region CCGACCTCACTATATACCAAGTTAATTCACGTGTGTTATTATCATAGCTGTGTACAAGCttgtttcttatttttatttgtgtgtttttgctCTACCTTATGTCatttttagtattacattgttattgattaattattgcattgttgtgtttagagcttgcaagaaaggcattgtACTGTACTTGTTTGTGCACGGGACATTAACTTGAAactctatctctctatatctatatctctcatatctatctctctctctctctctctctatttttgcattgttgggtttagagcttgcaagaaaggcattgtactgtacttgtgcacaggacattaactctctctctctctctttctctatccccccctccctctctctctaccccccctctctctctctatccctctctctctctctatctctctatccctctctctctctctaaccccctatccctctctctctctctctctctctctctctctctctctctctctttctctctctctccctctctctttctctctctctctctctctctctctctttctctctctctctctctctctctttctcctcctctcctttctctctctctctctctctctctctctctctctctttctctctctctccccctctctctatccccctccctctctctctaccccccctctctctctctatccctctctctctctctatccctctctctctctctaaccccctatccctatctctctctctctcaattcaattcaattcaattcaagggctttattggcatgggaaacatgtgttaacattgccaaagcaagtgaggtagacaacatacaaagtgaatatataagtgaaaaaacaacaaaaatgaacagtaacattacacatacagaagtttcaaaacagtaaagacattacaaatgtcatattatatatatatatacagtgttctaaacaatgtacaaatggctaaaggacacaagataaaataaataagcataaatatgggttgtatttacaatggtgtttgttcttcactggttgcccttttctcgtggcaacaggtcacaaatcttgctgctgtgatggcacactgtggaatttcacccagtagatatggggaGTTTTTTCAAAAATTGGGATttgtttcgaattctttgtggatctgtgtaatctgagggaaatatgtctctctaatatggtcatacattgggcaggaggttaggaagtgcagctcagtttccacctcatttgtgggcagtgagcacatagcctgtccttctcttgagagccaagtctgcctacggcggcctttctcaatagcaaggctatgctcactgagtctgtacatagtcaagggctttccttaattttgggtcagtcacagtggtcaggtattctgccgctgtgtactctctgtgtagggccaaatagcattctagtttgctctgtttttttgttaattctttccaatgtgttaagtagttatctttttgttttctcatgatttggttgggtctaattgtgctgctgtcctggggctctgtagtgtgtgtttgtgtttgtgaacagagccccaggaccagcttgcttaggggactcttctccaggttcatctctctgtagggtgatggctttgttatggaaggtttgtgaattgcttccttttaggtggttgtagaatttaacagctcttttctggattttgataattagtgggtatcggcctaattctgctctgcatgcattatttggtgttctacgttgtacacggaggatatttttgcagaattctgcgtgcagagtctcaatttggtgtttgtcccattttgtgaagtcttggttggtgagcggacccccagacctcacaaccataaagggcaatgggctctatgactgattcaagtatttttagccagatcctaattggtatgttgaaatttatgtttcttttgatggcatagaatgcccttcttgccttgtctctcagatcgttcacagctttgtggaagttacctgtggtgctgatgtttaggccaaggtatgtatagttttttgtgtgctctaggtcaacagtgtctctctctcccctctctctttctctctctctctctcatccctctctctctctctatctctctatccctctctctctctctccctctctctttctttctctctctctctctctctctctcttctctctctctctctctcctctctctctctctctctctctctctctctctctctctctctctctctctctctctctctctctctctctctctctctcccccctctctctatcccccccctcccctctctctctaccccccctctctctctctatccctctctctctctctatccctctctctctctaaccccctatccctctctctctctctttctctctctctctttctctctctctttctttctctctctctttctctctctctttctctttctctctctctctctctctctctctctctctctctctctctctctctttctctttctctttctctctctctttctctttctctttctctttctctttctctttctctctctttctctttctctttctctttctctttctttctctttctctttctctctttctctttctctctctttctctttctctctctctctctttctctctctctctctctctctttctctctctctctctctttctctctctctctctttctctctctctctctttctttctctctctctctttctctttctctttctctttctctctctctctctctctctctctctctctctctctcaattcaattcactgggctttattggcatgggaaacatgtgttaacattgccaaagcaagtgaggtgataatatataaaagtgaaataaacaataaaaattaacagaaAACATTACACATagagaagtttcaaaacagtaaagacattacaaatgtcatattatatatatatacagtgtttgtaacaatgtacacatggttaaaggacacaagataaaataaataagcataaatatgggttgtatttacaatggtgtttgttcttcactggttgcccttttttgtggcaacaggtcacaaatattgctgctgtgatggcacactggaatttcacccagtagatatgagggaaatatgtctctctaatatggtcattacAGGTTGTTCCTTTATTAGTTGGGAATTCTGTTTTGCGTGCTGAAATTGTCAGCCTCTTCCTGATTTTAGTTTCTGTAGTAGCTCTGCTGTTTTAGAGGTCCAACAATCAACAGAGCTTGTCGATGTCCTTCTATTTGGTCGGTGCTGTATCCGATTAATGTACTGTTTTCTACTGTTAACTGATTTTGGCATAATTAATGAAAATTTAACCAAAGTCCCCCACTTTGGTTCAATTTACTTGCTTTTGAGACTCAGTTTAAAAAAAGTAACTTTATATATTTTACCATAATAAACTCATAGTTTAGCAGGCTCGGGACTGGTTCGTACTTGGAATGGGGACCGCGTGGGAATAACTAGGCGCTGTACATTTTTACTGATTTTGTCCAGTAGAAGGCGCTGTGTCCCGGTTGTAAAACAGGCACACTTTGCCAGATGGTCTACCGTCTCTGCTGCTCTGTGCTGTTTTCTTACAATAACATACTGTTACTAACAATATGCTTTTAGAAATTTGTGCAGCAATTACCAACGTACGCCACTGCAAAAGTAGAATGTTGGAAAATCATAAAGTAAAACTAAATTGTTACTCTTTGAAGGTTCTAATGTCATTATCCTTTTACCACTCTCATCCAGAACTTTCAATATCTATTTTACTAATTTTTGCCCCAAAATGCCTATTTTTTTTACCCCCATGGTCTCACTCTGAgacatgctgaatgggtgtagactagtgtctggtaggggtagaggacgTGGGAGTGTCTGGTAGGGGTAGTGGATGTGGGAGTGTCTGGTAGGGGTAGTGGATGTGGGAGTGTCTGGTAGGGGTAGTGGATGTGGGAGTGTCTGGTAGGGGTAGTGGATGTGGGAGTgtctggtaggggtagaggacaTGGGGGTGTCTGGTAGGGGTAGTGAACGTGGGAGTGTCTGGTAAGGGTAGAGGACGTGGGAGTGTCTGGTACGGCTAGTGGACGTGGGAGTGTCTGGAGGTGGTGAGGATCTAGCGATGCTCCAGAGACACTGTGAGACTGTTGGATAACTGTCAGTTTTGACAGCGCGTTGGCAACGGTGATACATGGAGATGAAACACAGGAGAACTATGAGGCAACGCTATGCTCTAAAACATGGGATACTGAAGGAGTTCCTGGCGGAGTTCCTGGGGACTTTTATCTTGGTTGTAAGTACCACTGGCTACATATTCAATATGTGTTTTGGTGAGAAATTGCCTTAAAAGGGCAATTTGTAACCCCTCAATATGAGTTATCTtattgagcaattacatttaaaaaatgtatgctaTTTCACATGATTAAATTAGGATTATGATTCAATCAAGGGTAGGATTGTGATCAAATtaggtttattttttatttaactaggcaagtcagttaagaacaaattcttatttacaatgacagtttaCTGGGGAAGAGTGGATTAATTcccctgttcaggagcagaatgacagattttgacagctctgggatttgatctagcagcctttcagttactggctctaaccactaggctacctgccaccccaattagGCTAGGGATATTATtaaattagggttaggattatgattaaattagggttaggattatgattaaattaaggttaggattatgattaaattagggttaggattatgaTTAAATAAGGGTCaggtttaggattaggattagggttagtaaaGTGAGTAAAGTGTAATCAGAATTAATTCAaattccctctcttcttccctctccctctattccttctcttccctctccctctattccttctcttccctctccctctattccttctcttcttccctctccctctcttccctctcttcttccctctccctctcctcatctcctgtgTTAGTTGTTTGGCGTTGGGTCTGTTGCTCAGACGGTCCTGAGTCGTAATGCCATGGGGGAGACTCTCACCATCCATATAGGCTTCTCTGTAGGACTGATGATGGCAGTGTACGTGGCCGGAGGAGTGTCAGGTAATTATCATATCACACTATAATAACCACACTACAATTGAGTGTAAGGTAATTATCATATCACAATATAACAATCATACTACAATTGagttggtttaaaatatacttaaaaaaaaaaagaagcctgTTCTGAAGCAACGTTGCCTTGTTAATGTGACAAACTCTCTCTGCCGGTTTGCCAGAGTTTAATGCTGCAGTAAAGCTGTATCAAAGATGTCTACCTCCCAGTGAAATTATCAGCCAACCTAATACATGGCTGAATGAGGTACAGACAAAAACAGAAAAAGATTCACAATGCATTTGTACTATTATGTAATGAATGGTGTTTTGTTATTAATTGGAGTTTGCAAAGATCAATACCTATTCAAATTAGATATTGGAATTCAGTTCAATCAATGAGGGATGCCATCTCAATTAAaccaatagttttttttaaagttccTGGAacctactgcacacacacacacacacacacacacacacacacacacacacacacacacacacacacacacacacacacacacacacacacacacacacacacacacacacacacaggaggcttACTGAAGTGAAACGTTAAGACATTTTAATTGTTTGATGATAACATTCCTTTAGAGTCATTTAGTTCATGTGACAACATTAAACACCCCCACTGCTGCACCCTGTCAACAGTCATGTTGTCACCTCACGTTCTACACCAATGCAGAACGTGCCAGCTCCTGTTCACAGTTAATACATCTGAACTAGCGATTGATTTCTCACCCATTGCCCTGTTGTGTTCCAGCCCCCATCCAGGCCATTCATAACCTCGGGCAGTAAATGTCCTACAAACTCCATTGATCTAAGGCAGTGGCCTCTCTATGACAGAGACCTATCTCGGCTGATTGTGAATACAACACGTAGTGACACAGAGAGGGATTGAAAACGGGATAAATTGCCCACAACAACAGTAACATCATGCAGGTTTAAGATCACGCTCATGCATTTGAAATATTGTGAAAAGAGACAGGGAGTATAGCTGGTCTTAATATATGTCACTTAGCAGTAATTTTAGCCGCTGGAATTACGTTAAAGTGAGAGCATGTATCTGTAATATGTCTCTTCATCTAATAGTGTAGACGGCTGTCTTTCCaacctccccaccctctctcctctttcactgGCTCATTCTCAATTCATCTTTGCGTCATTTCTCCCATCCTTTCTCCTCGCTTCCTTCTCAAAGAAGATCTGAGGGGGAAGAACCTTTTGACCTTCTTCAATATGGTTGAGAAGGAGGCAAGGAGATAGGATGGGGAGGAATCACAGGAAGAATCATTGAGATAGAGCCATCAcctggctctctcttctctcccaggaGCCCATGTGAACCCTGCTGTCTCCTTGGCCATGGTGATCCTGGGAAAACTCAAGTTCTATAAATTCCCTGTCTATGTCATCGCTCAGTTCCTTGGTGCTTTCTCTGGAGCTGCTGCAGTGTTTGGGCTGTATTATGGTGAGTAGTGTGGCCATGTCTGCATTCTGTTACGGACATCGAAAGTAAATAACAGGAGTTGGACAGTAGAATAAGCCAATAAAAAAAAAGGGAATGTCTGCTCACTGTTTTGCTGCTCCCAAATGCGATTATTTAATAAAAGCTTACTGTGATACAACAAACAATACGTTGCTGCATTCTGCGATCACCACGGTGATCTGTTGCTGCATTCTGCGATCACCACGGTGATCTGTTGCTGCATTCTGCGATCACCACGGTGATCTGTTGCTGCATTCTGCGATCACCACGGGGATCTGTTGCTGCATTCTGCGATCACCACGGGGATCTGTTGCTGCATTCTGCGATCACCACGGGGATCTGTTGCTGCATTCTGCGATCACCACGGTGATCTGTTGCTGCATTCTGCGATCACCACGGGGATCTGTTGCTGCATTCTGCGATCACCACGGTGATCTGTTGCTGCATTCTGCGATCACCACGGTGATCTGTTGCTGCATTCTGCGATCACCACGGGGATCTGTTGCTGCATTCTGCGATCACCACGGTGATCTGTTGCTGCATTCTGCGATCACCACGGTGATCTGTTGCTGCATTCTGCGATCACCACGGTGATCTGTTTCTGCAGAGTTGTTGATGGACCATGGAACTGTTCCAACAGATTGCACATGTTTAAAAGCCTTGGGGCGAATTGTAACAAATCAGGTCAACTGGCTTAACTCATATTCCCTGGCAAACAAACACATTTTACATGTTTGTTATGAACAACCAATGTTATGAACTGCTGTTATGAACTTCTGTTATGAACTGCTGTTATGAACTTCTGTTATGAACTTCTGTTATGAACTGCTGTTATGAACTGCTGTTATGAACTGCTGTTATGAACTGCTGTTATGAACTGTTGTCATGTGATCTGGATGTAAAGAAGCTGTCGCTATCCCGCTTTCTAACCTAGGTGCAAAAGAAGATCGACTTGTGAAGCAAACGTCCATCGTCTTATCAATGTGTGCTGTTTATCTTTTCATCTTCTGTATGGCTAAGTATTGTTTTCTAACTGTGACATTGTCATCCATGTAGATGCGTTCATGGACTTCACCAATGGGATTTTATCAGTGACTGGTATTAATGCCACCGGTCACATCTTTGCCTCTTACCCTGCCAGGTCCCTAACCATCCTCGGAGGCATCATAGAccaggtaagtgtgtgtgtgtgtgtgtatgtatgttgcaTCCTACtgtgccaggtctctgaccatcGTAGATGGCCTCATAGATCAGGTGAGACGAGGTCAAGGGTCACGATGAGAGAGTCCTCGGGGGGAGAGAGACCAAGGGGGAGagagaccggggggggggggggggagaaaccgGGAAGAGGGTGGACCGGGGGAGAGGGAGACCAGAGGGAGAGACCAGTATCATGTTCATTAAGCACCACACAGATGAAAATGCTCTGAGTGACTACCTACCTACCACCtacacattttttgttttttgttgcaaAAAAATGTCCGTTGCGTGCCTTAATGAACACCACCTAGGCAAACCAGGCGAGACGAAATCAAGGGGTTGAGAGGAGAGACGACCCCTCTGGTACTCCAGTCTGCTCTAGTTACCAGTAGTTACACAATGTTTTATCAGTTAGCCATTAAACCTTTACATCCCCTGTTCTCTGGGACATGTTGCTAATGCAAATTGATTGTCCCACTTTCCTACACATCACATCCCCTCGTTAGCAGGGTTTTGGGGCCAATGACCCTCGTTCTGATGTTCACACTTACCTACTTAAAACCCTTTAacatcaacacagacacaacactgtAACAGTCACAATGGTGTTATAAGCCTGTCTTAGACAGTCAGTCATGATGATGTTGTATCCTGTCTTAGACAGTCAGTCATGATGATGTTGTATCCTGTCTTAGACAGTCAGTCATGATGATGTTGTATCCTGTCTTAGACAGTCAGTCATGATGATGTTGTATCCTGTCTTAGACAGTCAGTCATGATGATGTTGTATCCTGTCTTAGACAGTCAGTCATGATGATGTTGTATCCTGTCTTAGACAGTCAGTCATGATGATGTTGTATCCTGTCTTAGACAGTCAGTCATGATGATGTTGTATCCTGTCTTAGACAGTAAGTCATGATGATGTTGTATCCTGTCTTAGACAGTCAGTCATGATGATGTTGTATCCTGTCTTAGACAGTCAGTCATGATGATGTTGTATCCTGTCTTAGACAGTCAGTCATGATGATGTTGTATCCTGTCTTAGACAGTCAGTCATGACGATGTTGTATCCTGTCTTAGACAGTCAGTCATGATGATGTTGTATCCTGTCTTAGACAGTCAGTCATGATGATGTTGTATCCTGTCCTCAGAATAACATTACGTTCTCACAACAAATATAAAGAATAACATTATTCTCAAAACGAATATAAAGAATAACATTATTCTCAAAACTAATATAAAGAATAACATTACCACTGAAGAATGTTACCTAAAATGACTTTTCCccctaataataatgtaaaatgaacatctgtacagaaagactcatatgaaggccaaattacagaggaggaacttcttgatgcaattaaagtctttaaggctgggaaaactccaggatTCGAGTTATATCAAACTTTTTTTTATGTACTCAAAGATCCACTATTAGCGTGTTTTAATTAACCACTCATATAAAATGGTTGATTATCAGACATTCAAcatgaaggtctgatttcattattactgaaacaggatccaagtggtGTATATGTAAAGATctagtccatttaaaaaattggaggccccttacacttcagtgttgtgatgcaaacaTTTTTGCAAAATGCAGGGCATAGAATTAAGAAGGTATTGTCGGATATTATTCATTCTAATCAGACAGGTtgtttacatggacgatacattggaggtAATATAAGACAAGCACttgaaacaatagaacactatgaaacatctgggaaaccaggcctggtattcataaCTGACTTTAAAAACGCCTTTGATAAAGTAGGACTAGAATTGATATATTTgtattttggagaatctcttataaaatgggtaaaagttatgtatagtaaccctaggtgtacaATAGttaataatggctacatctcagaaagtatGGAACTGTCAAAAGGACAAAAATTGGCTATCCCATTAAACAGTACAATGAATGTCATTGTTTGTATTGCTGTCTTTTTTATTAGAATTTTTTTTAAAGGGCaaaaacaaggttgtccattGTCTCAGTATCTATTGGCTCTGGCCATCAAAATGTTAGGTATCAGAACCAACAATAATATGAAGGGGTTAAAAATCCAGGGCTTTTAAACAAAAGTGTCATTCTATGCCAGTTACTCAAGTTCTCTCTTAAGTCTGGAATCTGGATCCCTGTACTGAATGCCCAATCTCATTGAGAATCTGGACTATTTACCTCTCTGGACTTATATTACTTATGGCATCATTAAAATACACACATTTTTACATTCGTCTGTAGTTTATCAATAAAAAATGGTCTGACGGTGAAGAAGACATACTTGGCGTTCATATCCCGAAATATATAAATTAACTCACTACAACAAATTTCAATAGAGAGTTAGCGAAACAATAAGCAAGATCTTGCAACCGTGGAGAGggaaaatacctgtatttatggaaaATCACACTGATTAACTCTTCAGTCATATCCCAGTTGACTTATATCCTTATGGTGCTGCCTACTCCAGactaaacattttttatttatttattatatgagcaaaaaatatttaacTTGATTTGGAATGCCAATCAGACTAAATTAAACGTGCATGTTTATATAATGAAAATGAGTTTCCCACTAAAAGCTTCAGTCGTACAAATGTTTATATTTAAATGAGAACGGGTTCTCCAGTAGATTAGTacgaatggctgtgataggagaaaactgaggatgaatcaacacctttgtagttactccacaataataacctaaatgacagagttaaaTGAAGGAAGCCTGGTcacaatacaaatattccaaaacatgcatcctgtttgcaacaaggcactaaagtaaaactgctaaa contains the following coding sequences:
- the aqp9a gene encoding aquaporin-9a, whose protein sequence is MEMKHRRTMRQRYALKHGILKEFLAEFLGTFILVLFGVGSVAQTVLSRNAMGETLTIHIGFSVGLMMAVYVAGGVSGAHVNPAVSLAMVILGKLKFYKFPVYVIAQFLGAFSGAAAVFGLYYDAFMDFTNGILSVTGINATGHIFASYPARSLTILGGIIDQAAGTGMLVLCILAISDGKNIGAPRGMEPLCIGLIIMAIGVSMGLNCGYPLNPARDLGPRLFTAVAGWGWEVFSTSDYWWWVPVAGPMIGGVVGALVYFLFIEMHHKQPEKPHEEEEEEDEEEEEDLEEDSSLKDKYEMITMS